From the genome of Fusobacterium sp. SYSU M8D902:
AAATATCAATTAACTCATTAATTAACTCTCTAGCTAATAATGAAGTCATTAAATGATCTTGTGCATGAACCATCAGTAATGACATTTCTGTACTGTTACCATTAGCTTCTTCACATATAAGTTGTGTTTGTAATTCATGAGCAGCTAAATTTTTTTTATGACTTTTTTTTAATAATTCCTCTGCTTTTTCAAATTCACCCTTTTTAGCTTCATGTAAAGCTTCAAATGCTAAACTTCTTGCTTCTCCTGCATTTCCTACTAATGACATTGCAATCGTTTCTATATCCATTATTACCCCTCCTCAACTTGTTATAACAAGTTTAATTCTTATAACAATTATAAGCTTTTTATTTTATTATGTCAATAACTTTTTTTTAAAAAAACATACAGTTTTTAATCAAAAAAATAGAAAATAGTATAATTTATAGGATTTTAAATTTTATAACTTGTTATGAACTTGTGTTAATTAATTATAACAAGTTAAATATATGTGTTTTTATAATACTTTTTCTTCTATCTTAAAAGCTTTTTGTTTTTAATAAAAAAATAGCCCTGTCATTATTAACAGAGCTATAATTTTAATTTCTATTATTTTTACTTACTTGAATATCCTTCAATAATATTAGTTAAATGATCTCCAACTCTTCTATAGAAATTTATTATATCCATAAAATTAGTTGTAGACATTGTAGTTGCTGCTTCTTTAATTCCATAATCCATATAGTGCTTTTTAGCATCTTTATAAAGAGCTGTTACTTCTTTAGCATTAACTATACACTCTTTTATCAATATCAGATTTTTCTCTTGATAACCTCTATCAATATTCTTAAAAAACTCATTAGTTTTTTCATGCAATAGTAACATTACTTCTATTTCTTGTTCAGTAAAAGTCATAACATTATCATGTAATTTCTTTAGACTATTAGTTATTCTCATTAAATAATCACTTACTGTTTCATATTCATCTGAAACAATTAAGTTATTTCTAATATCTCTTCTTAAACTATCATTTATATCTTTATTATTTAGGATAACGAAATTGGCATCAGTTATCTCTTTTTGATAAAGATCTAAGTCATCTTCCATCTTTCTTAAATCTTTAACTTTTGTATCTGTCAAAGCAACAGGATTAGTATAGACTTTTTTTACTTCATCAAACATTAATTGTATCATTTTACCCATATTTCCAACTTCCACTTTGGTCTGTTCCACAACTACCCCTGAAGTTTTTAACATAAGTTGATCAATCTTAGTTATTCTATCATTAACTTTACCATCATCTTTTATCACCTTACATAAAAAATCTGCTAGATATCCTATGAAAGGAGTAAATAAAATTACATTCACAACATTAAAAACTGTGTGTGCTGTAGCAATTGCCATTGTTATATTTGTATCATGATTATTAAATATATTTAAAAATTGTAAATAAGGTTTAAATACTGCTGTCACCCATAAAACACCAAATGTGTTAATTATCGTATGAGCATAAGCTGCTCTTTTAGCATTAACATTTGCGTTTAAAGTTGCTAAAATAGCTGTAATTGTAGTTCCAACATTCTCTCCCAATACCAAAGCTACTGCTGTCTCATAAGATATCAATCCCTGTAATGCTAATGTAATTGTTATTCCTAATGTAGCTGATGATGATTGTACAATAGCAGTAACTAAAGCTCCTACAGCTGCCGCTTTTATAACACCAAAATATGAATCCGCAGAAAACATTTGAAATAATCTCACAAATTCTGGCATATCCCTTACTGGCTTCAATCCATTACTCATTAGCTCTAGTCCTAAGAAGATCATTCCTAATCCCATTATTGTAAGTGCTCTTGTCTTAGCTTTATCTCCTTTTAAAAACATATGTGCTATAGCTGCAGCACCAACTATTGGTAATCCATATTTTCCTATATTCAATACAAGAATCCAGCCTGTAATTGTAGTTCCTATGTTTGCACCAAAAATTACTCCTAAAGCTTGTTTTAATGTTAATAATGAAGCATTTACAAATCCTATTGTCATTACTGTACTAACAGATGATGATTGAACTAATGCTGTTACAAATATTCCCATTAATATTGCAATAAACCTATTGGTAGTTAAAACAGCTAAAAATCTTTTTAACTTCTTTCCTGCTAATTTTTGCATTCCTGAAGACATATTATCCATCCCATAAAGAAATATTCCCAGACCTCCAAGAACCTTAAAAATTATATCCAGATACATTTTACCTCCTAAAATAAATAAGAATTATCATATAACATTACTCTTTTTGTATTAATTTTTAATTTCATTATGTAATACAAAAGACGTACATTTTATTATAATATCTTATTTAGGAAAATTCAAGTTTTAAAAAAATAAAAAGCATTTTTTTTATTTTTTTCGTTATTCTCGCTCATTTTTTTCTTTTTTTAAACAAAATTTTACTTTTTTAATTCTTTTAAAGTTTTCTCTAAAGCTCTCATAGTGTAATCTATTCTAAAGAAACGAGCATTCTCTCCCATATGCCCTATTCTTAAAACTTTATCAGCTAAATATCCATAAGATTTCCCTACCATCACTTCATGATGCTCTAACATATGATTATATACCTCTTCTAAATCATATCCTTCTGGTACGTAGAAAGCTGTTACTGTAGGGGAATATCCACCTTTTAAATAAAGCTCTATTCCTAGATCCATCAATCTATTTCTAGTATACTCTGCTGCAGTATAGTGTCTCTCTATTACTTTGTCCAATCCCTCTTGGAACATATTGTCAATAGCTAATCCTAAAGCTGCTATCTCTCCAATTGGCATAGTATATGGGAAAAGTTTTTTCTCTACACAATCTCTCCATAATGAAAGATTACAATAGAATGAAGGAATTGGAGATTTTCTATTCTCTATTGCCTTCCAAGCATCATCACTTACTGTCATTATTGTAAGACCAGTTGTGGCAGAAAGAACTTTTTGTGAAGCACCTAAAGCTATATCTATACCCCACTCATCAACTTTTACCTCTGCTCCTCCAACAGCTGAAACAGTGTCTACAACTGTCATTATTCCCATTGATTTCAATGTTTTACATATATCCTTCACATTGTTAAAAACTCCAGAAGGAGTATCACAATGAACTACTGTTGCATACTTAAATCCATAATCTTTATGTTGCTCCAAAAATACTCTCAAAGAATCTGTATCTATTTTATCTTTTACATCACTTTCAAATACTGTTACCTCTCCACCATAGATCTCAACTAAATCTTTGAATCCAGCACCATAAAGTCCATTAGAGATTACTAAAACTTTGTCTCCTTTTTCAGTAAGAGCTGCACAGGCACTGTCTAATCCTAGCATTCCTTCTCCAGCCATTATTATAGTTTGAGCCTTTTTTGCTCCAAATATCTTTCCTATTTTTTTACATAATTGTCCATAGAACTCAAAAAATTTAGGATCAAAATCTGAATTTCCATAATAATTTCCTTTTGCATGTAATACATTCTCCCTAACCATAGTAGGTCCTGGTGTCATCATAATATAATTAGCTTTATGCAAAAAACCCACCTCCAAAATTTAAAAAAAGCTTTGTTCTGTGTTTATTATATCACATTTAAAAATATTTATTAACAGTTATTTTAAAAATTCTTCGAACCATTTTGTTATCTCTTGTAGCCTTTTAACTCTATTTTTAGGCTTTCCGCTTCTAGATAATTCGTGATTCTCTCCCTTAAACATACAGAGTCTAGACTGAACTCCATGATATTTAAGAGCAGTAAACATCTGTAATCCCTCAGCTAACCAGCATCTATAATCCTCTTCTGAATGTATAAATAGAGTTGGTGTTACCACTCTGTTTGCATATTTTAGAGGCGAATGCCACCATAATTTCTCTGGATTCTTCCAAGGGCTAGACATATTTTGATCTACATTAAAATAGTAACCTATATCTGTAGTACCAAATTTTGAAAACCAGTTAGATATACTTCTTTGAGATACAGCACAGGCAAATCTATTTGTATGCCCTATTATCCAGTTTGTCATATACCCACCATAAGATCCACCTGTCACACCTATTTTTCTCTCTATTATAGGGTAACTATTGGTTACTTTATCAGTAAAATTCATCAAATCCTCATAGTCAATTGTTCCATATTTCCCTCTAATATCTGCAAACTCATTTCCACGTCCATCTCCACCATGTGGATTACAGAAAAAGACAAAATAACCTAAGTTTGCCCAAACTTGCATCTCATGATAAAAAATATCTCCATAGACAGTTTTAGGTCCACCATGTATATCTAAGATAGCTGGGTACATTTTCCCCTCTTCATAATTGGTTGGTTTTATAACCCATCCCTCTATCTCTACTCCATTGCTTACAACACTTAATTTTTCAGGTCTTGAAAGCTCTTTATTTTCATATATTTTCTCATTAAAATCTGTTACTCTCTTCTCTACTCCATTTTTAATAGAGTATATCTCCTGTAGTCTCAAATCTTTCATTCCTATAAAGTAGACCTCTTGATCAGCTAAAATAAAGCCATCCACTGACCCATCAGCAGAGGATATTGTCCTCTCAACTCCCATTTCATCTAGAGATCTCAATACTGAACTATGTAAAATAGTTGTTACATAGTATAGTTTTCCTGAATTTTCTCTAAAATTTCTATTATTTCCATATCTACAATCTGAACCTACACTATTACTTAATGAACTATCATTTTCTTTGAAAAGTTTAAGCTCTCCATCTTTTATTGTATAGAATTTTGGATTTTGATTGAGTCCATAATCTTTAGTGTCATTTAAACCACAAATTATTCCATCATTAAAAAACTCTACAAAATTAACTCTAAACTCCTCACTAGCCAATAACAGCTCCTCACTCTTAGTACTGATATCAAAACTATATATTCCCTCTCTCTGCTCCTGTTTATTAGTAAATCTATTCACTGTATATACAATTTTTCCATCTCTATATGAATAGTAATTTACATTTGAAATTCTATCACTTATTGGATAGATCTCTCCACTTAATCTATTATACATATATAGTCTATTTCTCTTCTTATTCGTAAATCCCTTACCATTGCCCCAGAAAGGAATCTCATCTATTATCTCATAATTTTTACTCTCTCTAATCTCCTCTAACTTCTTGATACGTTCATCTCCAACTGCACCATTGAGTTCAACTCCATAATTATTATATTGAGCTGTAAGAATGAAGTTCTCTCCATCTATATTTTTGATAGATGTTACTTCTAAAGGAATTCTCATATACTCCTCAACTTTTTTGCTCTCTAAATCTATAATTTGGTAGCAACTCCAGCTCTCTCCCTCATCACTTCTAAGCTGTAACTCCCTATCTTTGTTACTTGAAAATACTATTGATTTTTCATCTATCCACATATACTGCTTTTTATCACTGAGTTCTGTCAATTTACAATACTCCTCACTCTCACGATTCAGTATATAGATGTTTGAGCTATAGTTGTTCTCATCATAATTAGCTCTGTGTTGCAAAAAACTTACATATTTTCCATCTGGTGAAATATTTAACTCAGACAGATAGTTATAATCTAGAAAATCCTCAATTTTTAAACTCTCCATACCATAAACCTCCACTTAATAATTATGACCCTATAGGTACATTTTACAAAATTTTTATAAAAAAATCTATTAAAAATATAATTTTACCTGTATAATGTATATTATAATAAATTTTAAGGTGAGTATATATGAATAATGAAATCAGAGAAAAAATCAAAAATTCAAAGAGAATTGTTATAAAGGTTGGTACATCTACTCTTACTTATCCCAATGGAAATCTTAACTTCCATTTGATGAATAAGTTAGCTTGGATACTTTCTGATCTTAGAAATCAAGATAGAGATGTTGTACTTGTAACTTCAGGAGCTATTGGTGTAGGATCAAAAAGCTTAAAC
Proteins encoded in this window:
- a CDS encoding PTS lactose/cellobiose transporter subunit IIA; this translates as MDIETIAMSLVGNAGEARSLAFEALHEAKKGEFEKAEELLKKSHKKNLAAHELQTQLICEEANGNSTEMSLLMVHAQDHLMTSLLARELINELIDIYKKIK
- a CDS encoding Na/Pi cotransporter family protein, whose product is MYLDIIFKVLGGLGIFLYGMDNMSSGMQKLAGKKLKRFLAVLTTNRFIAILMGIFVTALVQSSSVSTVMTIGFVNASLLTLKQALGVIFGANIGTTITGWILVLNIGKYGLPIVGAAAIAHMFLKGDKAKTRALTIMGLGMIFLGLELMSNGLKPVRDMPEFVRLFQMFSADSYFGVIKAAAVGALVTAIVQSSSATLGITITLALQGLISYETAVALVLGENVGTTITAILATLNANVNAKRAAYAHTIINTFGVLWVTAVFKPYLQFLNIFNNHDTNITMAIATAHTVFNVVNVILFTPFIGYLADFLCKVIKDDGKVNDRITKIDQLMLKTSGVVVEQTKVEVGNMGKMIQLMFDEVKKVYTNPVALTDTKVKDLRKMEDDLDLYQKEITDANFVILNNKDINDSLRRDIRNNLIVSDEYETVSDYLMRITNSLKKLHDNVMTFTEQEIEVMLLLHEKTNEFFKNIDRGYQEKNLILIKECIVNAKEVTALYKDAKKHYMDYGIKEAATTMSTTNFMDIINFYRRVGDHLTNIIEGYSSK
- a CDS encoding alanine--glyoxylate aminotransferase family protein, which codes for MHKANYIMMTPGPTMVRENVLHAKGNYYGNSDFDPKFFEFYGQLCKKIGKIFGAKKAQTIIMAGEGMLGLDSACAALTEKGDKVLVISNGLYGAGFKDLVEIYGGEVTVFESDVKDKIDTDSLRVFLEQHKDYGFKYATVVHCDTPSGVFNNVKDICKTLKSMGIMTVVDTVSAVGGAEVKVDEWGIDIALGASQKVLSATTGLTIMTVSDDAWKAIENRKSPIPSFYCNLSLWRDCVEKKLFPYTMPIGEIAALGLAIDNMFQEGLDKVIERHYTAAEYTRNRLMDLGIELYLKGGYSPTVTAFYVPEGYDLEEVYNHMLEHHEVMVGKSYGYLADKVLRIGHMGENARFFRIDYTMRALEKTLKELKK
- a CDS encoding S9 family peptidase → MESLKIEDFLDYNYLSELNISPDGKYVSFLQHRANYDENNYSSNIYILNRESEEYCKLTELSDKKQYMWIDEKSIVFSSNKDRELQLRSDEGESWSCYQIIDLESKKVEEYMRIPLEVTSIKNIDGENFILTAQYNNYGVELNGAVGDERIKKLEEIRESKNYEIIDEIPFWGNGKGFTNKKRNRLYMYNRLSGEIYPISDRISNVNYYSYRDGKIVYTVNRFTNKQEQREGIYSFDISTKSEELLLASEEFRVNFVEFFNDGIICGLNDTKDYGLNQNPKFYTIKDGELKLFKENDSSLSNSVGSDCRYGNNRNFRENSGKLYYVTTILHSSVLRSLDEMGVERTISSADGSVDGFILADQEVYFIGMKDLRLQEIYSIKNGVEKRVTDFNEKIYENKELSRPEKLSVVSNGVEIEGWVIKPTNYEEGKMYPAILDIHGGPKTVYGDIFYHEMQVWANLGYFVFFCNPHGGDGRGNEFADIRGKYGTIDYEDLMNFTDKVTNSYPIIERKIGVTGGSYGGYMTNWIIGHTNRFACAVSQRSISNWFSKFGTTDIGYYFNVDQNMSSPWKNPEKLWWHSPLKYANRVVTPTLFIHSEEDYRCWLAEGLQMFTALKYHGVQSRLCMFKGENHELSRSGKPKNRVKRLQEITKWFEEFLK